In Streptomyces sp. NBC_00091, the following proteins share a genomic window:
- a CDS encoding DUF6777 domain-containing protein produces the protein MNDLNDVPAPTSRQAPRRQAPRRQAPRRHVPVRTALVALLGLLAAGCGGAGPEQTKGPAPESQELTLQPVGASGPDPFTASSATAESAPVQPPLPNPSGRGIRTVGAATPGLYGGTSRLGSCDVERQIAFLTSDHAKSRAFAQATGVGQEKLPDFLRALTPVVLRADTRVTNHGFREGRADGYQAVLQAGTAVLVDEHGMPRVRCGCGNPLAPPRSAKGSPVLKGDQWNGYQPNQVIVIEPTAQVINRLVIVNIADNTWIERKAGDDGAQDKTPRLLPPYDPADGIPNGPATPTVDPSSDPCTAADPNSLARTVPPTPPSATPSGPPAGPPAGPPYPESAGPLAGAPYEGPADPLAGAPYPEFADPQAGPPYAGPSGPPSGPPSAGPAEPPSQADPPVAPPANPPVAPQAAPPAAPQAAPSASPCPSEAGTVPRAPGLPQDPPSGGLPPSDLPSGPSSDAPADLPPDQRGAVPSEPGVPPVPVPDDGPAADPALPADPDGPADPYGFPDQEPAADQPPYLESA, from the coding sequence GTGAACGACCTGAACGACGTGCCCGCACCGACATCCCGTCAGGCACCGCGCCGTCAGGCACCGCGCCGTCAGGCACCGCGCCGTCACGTACCGGTCCGCACGGCCCTCGTGGCCCTCCTCGGCCTGCTCGCCGCCGGCTGCGGGGGCGCCGGCCCCGAACAGACCAAGGGCCCGGCGCCCGAGAGCCAGGAGCTGACCCTCCAGCCCGTGGGCGCCTCCGGCCCCGACCCCTTCACCGCCTCCTCCGCCACCGCCGAGTCGGCCCCCGTGCAGCCCCCGCTGCCCAACCCGAGCGGCCGGGGCATCCGTACGGTCGGCGCGGCCACCCCCGGTCTGTACGGCGGAACCAGCCGGCTCGGCAGCTGCGACGTGGAACGCCAGATCGCCTTCCTCACCTCCGACCACGCCAAGTCCCGGGCCTTCGCCCAGGCCACCGGGGTCGGACAGGAGAAGCTCCCCGACTTCCTGCGGGCCCTGACCCCCGTGGTCCTGCGTGCCGACACCCGGGTCACCAACCACGGCTTCCGTGAGGGCCGGGCCGACGGCTACCAGGCCGTGCTCCAGGCCGGGACGGCCGTCCTCGTCGACGAGCACGGCATGCCCCGGGTCCGCTGCGGCTGCGGGAACCCCCTCGCCCCGCCGCGCTCCGCCAAGGGGAGCCCGGTCCTCAAGGGCGACCAGTGGAACGGCTACCAGCCCAACCAGGTCATCGTCATCGAGCCGACCGCCCAGGTGATCAACAGGCTGGTCATCGTGAACATCGCCGACAACACCTGGATCGAGCGCAAGGCCGGCGACGACGGGGCCCAGGACAAGACCCCGAGGCTGCTCCCGCCCTACGACCCCGCCGACGGCATCCCGAACGGCCCCGCGACCCCGACCGTCGACCCGTCGTCCGACCCCTGCACCGCCGCGGACCCCAACAGCCTGGCCCGGACCGTCCCGCCGACGCCCCCGTCGGCCACGCCGTCCGGACCCCCGGCGGGCCCCCCGGCCGGCCCGCCGTACCCGGAATCCGCCGGCCCGCTCGCCGGTGCGCCGTACGAAGGGCCCGCCGACCCCCTGGCCGGTGCGCCGTACCCGGAGTTCGCCGATCCGCAGGCTGGTCCGCCGTACGCGGGGCCCTCCGGCCCGCCCTCCGGCCCGCCGTCCGCAGGGCCCGCCGAGCCGCCGTCGCAGGCCGACCCGCCGGTCGCCCCGCCGGCCAACCCGCCCGTCGCCCCGCAGGCCGCCCCGCCAGCCGCTCCGCAGGCCGCCCCGTCGGCCAGCCCCTGCCCCTCCGAGGCCGGTACCGTGCCGCGCGCGCCCGGCCTTCCGCAGGACCCCCCGAGCGGCGGCCTGCCCCCCTCGGACCTGCCCTCCGGTCCGTCGTCCGACGCCCCCGCCGACCTCCCCCCGGACCAACGCGGCGCCGTCCCGTCCGAGCCGGGCGTGCCCCCGGTCCCGGTCCCGGACGACGGTCCGGCCGCCGACCCGGCCCTGCCCGCGGACCCGGACGGTCCCGCCGACCCGTACGGCTTCCCGGACCAGGAGCCGGCCGCGGACCAGCCCCCCTACCTGGAGAGCGCCTGA
- a CDS encoding SpoIIE family protein phosphatase, translated as MCHGGPVPSTVSLPEDWPAHADRSLSLNRMGSFDWDLVTGLMHMDAAALEVFDTTPDEYDGRPGSLSPRVPPAESVRLDALVSSALKSGVDSYGAYFRIRCHDGRLRWTHTQGRVMRGPDGRPYRIIGIVRDATEELSHSAERLGLDEERRRQTSVVESTTAALAHARTVRDVIDVIGDAHGLERLGSMGMVMGLVEAGRIHLVAEGPADSFVPGTRYTRVDEQYPMSEVVRSLQPRFLDSAEEFAEGYPELWAKISYMRISAAAYLPLIAQARPIGAIGLLYQDKDGFTQDERNLLVALGSSIAQSLQRAMLLEQEHDLAEGLQQAMLPRRIPAVPGAQIAVRYRSARMGQDIGGDWYDVIPLPGGRVGAVIGDVQGHDTHAAAVMGQLRIVLRAYAAEGHSPGTVMARASVFLHELDTDRFATCTYVEADLSTGVLQLVRAGHLDPLLRTRDGDCRRLPVEGGMPLGLSAEFGSLEYPVTTVELDPGETLLLCTDGLVEQPGADLDDGIRLLTALVRGGPAGLQPLADRLCEVVDDRGGDDDMALLLLRRQDEDTRPGGGRLQQHVAPGDPEALVAARHMTGAAVRSWGARGRADEIELVADELIVNALMHTDGPAIVTLRVLAGPQRRLRVEVEDRSSALPRRREAGEAGVSGRGLMLVDRLADVWGVEPRGGGKCVWCEFVMD; from the coding sequence CTGTGTCATGGTGGACCGGTGCCGAGCACCGTATCGCTGCCGGAGGACTGGCCCGCACACGCGGACCGGTCCCTGTCACTGAACCGGATGGGCAGTTTCGACTGGGACCTGGTCACCGGGCTCATGCACATGGACGCAGCGGCCCTCGAGGTCTTCGACACGACCCCGGACGAGTACGACGGCCGGCCGGGATCGCTCTCCCCGCGCGTCCCGCCCGCCGAGTCCGTCCGGCTGGACGCCCTCGTCTCCAGCGCCCTCAAGAGCGGAGTCGACAGCTACGGCGCCTACTTCCGGATCCGCTGCCACGACGGGCGGCTGCGCTGGACCCACACCCAGGGCCGCGTCATGCGCGGCCCGGACGGGCGCCCGTACCGGATCATCGGCATCGTCCGCGACGCGACCGAGGAACTGAGCCACTCCGCCGAACGCCTCGGGCTCGATGAAGAGCGCCGCCGCCAGACCTCCGTGGTCGAGAGCACCACCGCCGCCCTCGCCCACGCCCGGACCGTCCGCGACGTCATCGACGTCATCGGCGACGCCCACGGACTGGAGCGCCTCGGCTCGATGGGCATGGTGATGGGCCTGGTCGAGGCCGGCCGGATCCACCTGGTGGCCGAAGGCCCCGCCGACAGCTTCGTCCCCGGCACCCGCTACACGCGCGTCGACGAGCAGTACCCGATGAGCGAGGTCGTCCGCTCGCTCCAGCCCCGGTTCCTCGACTCCGCCGAGGAGTTCGCCGAGGGGTACCCGGAGCTCTGGGCGAAGATCTCGTACATGCGGATATCGGCCGCCGCCTATCTGCCGCTGATCGCGCAGGCCCGCCCGATCGGCGCGATCGGCCTGCTCTACCAGGACAAGGACGGCTTCACCCAGGACGAGCGGAACCTGCTGGTGGCCCTGGGCAGCAGCATCGCGCAGAGCCTCCAGCGGGCGATGCTGCTGGAGCAGGAGCACGACCTCGCCGAGGGCCTCCAGCAGGCCATGCTGCCCCGCCGGATCCCGGCCGTCCCCGGCGCCCAGATCGCCGTGCGCTACCGGTCCGCCCGGATGGGCCAGGACATCGGCGGGGACTGGTACGACGTCATCCCGCTGCCCGGCGGCCGCGTCGGCGCCGTCATCGGCGACGTCCAGGGCCACGACACGCACGCGGCGGCCGTGATGGGCCAGCTGCGCATCGTGCTGCGCGCGTACGCCGCCGAGGGGCACTCACCGGGCACCGTGATGGCCCGGGCCTCGGTGTTCCTGCACGAACTGGACACCGACCGCTTCGCGACCTGCACCTACGTGGAGGCCGACCTCTCCACGGGGGTGCTCCAGCTGGTGCGCGCCGGCCACCTCGACCCGCTCCTGCGGACCCGCGACGGGGACTGCCGCAGGCTTCCGGTGGAGGGCGGGATGCCGCTGGGCCTGTCGGCGGAGTTCGGCAGCCTGGAGTACCCGGTGACGACCGTGGAGCTGGACCCTGGGGAAACGCTTCTGCTGTGCACCGACGGGCTGGTGGAACAGCCCGGCGCGGACCTGGACGACGGCATCCGCCTGCTGACCGCCCTGGTCCGCGGCGGCCCGGCCGGCCTCCAGCCGCTCGCCGACCGGCTGTGCGAGGTGGTCGACGACCGGGGCGGCGACGACGACATGGCCCTGCTCCTGCTGCGCCGCCAGGACGAGGACACCCGGCCGGGCGGCGGCCGGCTCCAGCAGCACGTGGCCCCCGGGGACCCCGAGGCGCTCGTCGCCGCCCGGCACATGACCGGCGCGGCGGTGCGGTCGTGGGGCGCGCGCGGCCGGGCCGACGAGATCGAACTGGTCGCGGACGAGCTGATCGTGAACGCCCTGATGCACACGGACGGCCCGGCGATCGTGACCCTGCGCGTCCTGGCCGGCCCGCAGCGGCGGCTGCGGGTGGAGGTGGAGGACCGCTCCAGCGCCCTCCCGCGCCGCCGCGAGGCGGGGGAGGCGGGGGTCTCGGGGCGGGGCCTGATGCTGGTGGACCGGCTGGCGGACGTCTGGGGGGTGGAGCCCCGGGGCGGCGGCAAGTGCGTGTGGTGCGAGTTCGTGATGGATTAG